In one Agathobacter rectalis ATCC 33656 genomic region, the following are encoded:
- a CDS encoding DUF4316 domain-containing protein, with amino-acid sequence MHEKDNYLKTAELSTEQNCNMIDGVPNNTPIPPTPPELDAKPLDKVKEPKERRKGRELER; translated from the coding sequence ATGCACGAAAAAGACAACTATCTGAAAACCGCCGAGCTCTCCACAGAGCAGAACTGCAACATGATCGACGGCGTACCCAACAACACGCCCATCCCACCCACGCCCCCGGAGCTGGACGCAAAACCGCTTGATAAGGTAAAGGAACCCAAAGAGCGCCGGAAAGGCCGGGAGCTGGAACGCTGA
- a CDS encoding response regulator transcription factor, which translates to MNRILLLEDDVSLIDGLVYSLKKNEFDVEVARTVCEAKQYLSELDRYDLLILDVTLPDGTGFDVCERVRKENQQIPIIFLTASDEEVSIIRGLDSGGDDYITKPFKLGELCSRIRALLRRAGVSKSEKNTSMECGDITIDLLGSRATLKGKALDLTSAEYRLLCLLVRNANRVVTRDIILNELWDDTGNFVDDNTLSVYVRRLREKVETNPSHPEHLITIRGFGYQWKEVSI; encoded by the coding sequence ATGAATAGAATATTGCTATTGGAGGATGATGTCAGTCTAATAGATGGCTTGGTCTACTCTTTGAAAAAGAATGAATTTGATGTTGAAGTTGCCCGTACAGTATGTGAAGCAAAACAATACTTATCCGAACTCGACCGATACGATTTATTGATTTTGGATGTTACTCTGCCAGATGGAACAGGATTTGACGTATGCGAAAGAGTAAGAAAAGAAAATCAGCAGATACCGATTATATTCCTGACTGCATCGGATGAAGAAGTCAGCATAATTCGTGGATTAGATAGCGGTGGGGACGATTATATCACCAAGCCTTTCAAACTGGGGGAATTGTGTTCCCGCATCCGGGCGCTGTTGCGTCGGGCCGGAGTTTCCAAAAGCGAAAAAAACACTTCTATGGAATGTGGCGACATTACCATTGATCTGTTGGGTAGCCGTGCAACCTTAAAGGGAAAAGCATTGGATTTGACAAGCGCCGAATATCGTTTGCTTTGTCTGCTGGTAAGAAACGCAAATCGCGTTGTGACAAGGGACATCATTCTAAATGAGCTGTGGGATGATACAGGAAATTTTGTTGATGATAATACCCTGTCCGTCTATGTACGGCGGCTTCGTGAAAAAGTGGAAACCAATCCGTCCCATCCAGAACACCTTATAACCATTCGTGGGTTCGGCTACCAATGGAAAGAGGTGTCTATATGA
- a CDS encoding VirB4-like conjugal transfer ATPase, CD1110 family has translation MRCLAPERRRSRLRNSRRAGKPAGRKPEKQGLTGLFTKGKNIPTTAQQTLPYREMYRDGVCRVADRYYTKTIEYEDINYQLAQSEDQAAIFDGWSACLNYFDSSLPFQLSFLNHRSRPGSRYSVNIPMQDDDYNSVRCEYVEMLENQIAKSNNGIVRTKLLTFGVNVDDLPTARARLERVEADICGNFKKLGVKCRSLSGLERLELLHGQLHPGSGSPFRFSWDMIPKTGLSTKDFIAPDSFDFRFSRLFRVGTTWGAASYLQILASELSDKLLAELLEMDAEMTITLHIQTVDQAAAVKSIKAKVSDIDKMKVEEQKKAARSGYDMDILPPDLVTYSNDAKTLLEDLQSRNERMFLLTFLVVNMAPTRRELDNDLFTVSGIVQKYNCTLKRLDFQQEDGFLSSLPLGHNGIEIKRGMTTSSTAIFVPFMTQELRMDGEAVYYGLNALSHNVIMANRKKLKNPNGLFLGVPGSGKSFAAKRELVNVFLATRDRIIVVDPMGEYSPLIKRLGGQVIEIAPDSPHHINPMDIDLSFDEENPMALKADFILSLMELIVGGKDGLQPVERTVIDRCVRQMYREHLQDPETSKMPTLQTLYDLLCSQPEGEAVRLATALEIYVSGSLNVFNHETNVDLNRRLVCLDLKKLGAGLRTIAMLIMQDLVNSQVSMNFLRGIATWCYFDEFHVLLRDRLTASYCVAIWKMLRKKGCVPSALTQNVKDFLASPEIENIFENSDFLVLLSQAQGDRQILAKQLGISPHQLSYVTHTNSGEGLLFFGNTTIPFVDRFPQNTELYAIMTTRPEDKKQEMNRA, from the coding sequence ATGCGCTGCTTAGCGCCAGAAAGGAGGCGCAGCCGATTGCGAAACAGCAGAAGGGCCGGAAAGCCCGCAGGCAGAAAGCCTGAAAAGCAGGGCCTTACCGGCCTGTTCACGAAAGGAAAGAACATTCCCACCACCGCCCAGCAGACCCTCCCTTACCGGGAAATGTACCGGGACGGGGTGTGCCGGGTAGCGGACCGCTATTACACCAAAACCATTGAATACGAGGACATCAACTACCAGCTCGCACAGTCCGAAGATCAGGCGGCCATCTTTGACGGGTGGAGCGCCTGCCTTAACTACTTTGACAGCAGCCTTCCGTTCCAGCTTTCCTTCCTCAACCACCGGAGCCGCCCGGGCAGCCGGTACAGCGTGAACATCCCCATGCAGGACGATGATTACAACAGCGTCCGGTGTGAGTATGTGGAAATGCTGGAAAACCAGATCGCCAAAAGCAACAACGGCATTGTCCGCACAAAGCTCCTGACCTTCGGCGTGAACGTGGACGACCTTCCCACCGCCAGGGCAAGGCTGGAACGTGTAGAGGCGGACATTTGCGGGAACTTCAAAAAGCTGGGCGTCAAGTGCCGCTCCCTTTCGGGGCTGGAACGGCTGGAGCTTCTTCACGGGCAGCTCCACCCCGGCAGCGGATCCCCCTTCCGGTTTTCATGGGATATGATCCCCAAAACCGGGCTTTCCACCAAAGACTTTATCGCCCCGGACAGCTTCGACTTCCGTTTCAGCCGTCTGTTCCGGGTGGGGACGACTTGGGGCGCCGCCTCCTACTTGCAGATTTTGGCCTCGGAGCTCTCGGACAAGCTGCTGGCGGAGCTTTTGGAAATGGATGCGGAAATGACCATCACCCTCCATATCCAAACCGTCGATCAGGCCGCCGCCGTAAAATCCATCAAGGCCAAAGTCTCCGACATTGACAAGATGAAGGTGGAGGAACAAAAGAAGGCAGCCCGGTCAGGGTACGACATGGACATACTTCCGCCCGACCTCGTAACATACAGCAACGACGCAAAGACCCTTCTGGAAGATTTACAGAGCCGGAATGAAAGAATGTTCCTGCTGACCTTCCTTGTGGTAAACATGGCCCCGACCCGCCGGGAGCTGGACAATGACCTGTTCACGGTGTCCGGTATCGTCCAGAAATACAACTGCACCTTGAAGCGGCTGGACTTCCAGCAGGAGGATGGTTTTCTTTCCAGCCTTCCGCTGGGCCATAACGGCATTGAGATCAAGCGCGGCATGACGACAAGCTCCACGGCCATTTTCGTTCCCTTTATGACGCAGGAGCTCCGCATGGATGGCGAAGCCGTCTATTACGGGCTCAACGCACTTTCCCATAACGTCATCATGGCAAACCGGAAGAAGCTCAAAAATCCCAACGGCCTGTTCCTCGGCGTGCCGGGCTCCGGCAAATCCTTTGCCGCAAAGCGGGAGCTTGTGAACGTGTTCCTTGCCACCCGTGACCGGATCATTGTGGTTGATCCGATGGGCGAATATTCGCCCCTTATCAAGCGGCTGGGCGGACAGGTCATCGAGATCGCCCCGGACAGCCCCCACCACATCAACCCGATGGACATTGATTTGAGCTTCGACGAGGAAAACCCGATGGCGCTGAAAGCCGACTTTATTCTGTCGCTGATGGAGCTGATCGTTGGCGGCAAGGACGGCTTGCAGCCGGTGGAGCGTACCGTCATTGACCGCTGTGTACGCCAGATGTACCGGGAACACTTGCAGGACCCGGAAACAAGCAAAATGCCGACCCTCCAAACCCTGTATGACCTGCTCTGTTCCCAGCCGGAGGGCGAGGCGGTACGGCTGGCAACTGCCCTTGAAATTTATGTGTCGGGTTCTCTTAACGTGTTCAACCATGAAACCAATGTGGACTTGAACCGCCGTTTGGTATGCCTTGACTTAAAAAAGCTGGGGGCCGGGCTTCGGACGATTGCCATGCTCATTATGCAGGACTTGGTAAACTCGCAGGTGTCCATGAATTTCCTGCGTGGTATCGCTACATGGTGCTACTTCGACGAGTTCCATGTGCTGCTCCGCGACCGGCTGACGGCAAGCTATTGTGTGGCGATCTGGAAAATGCTGCGAAAAAAAGGGTGCGTTCCGAGTGCTTTAACGCAGAACGTAAAGGATTTTCTGGCAAGCCCAGAGATTGAGAACATCTTTGAAAACTCGGACTTCCTTGTGTTGCTCTCGCAGGCACAGGGGGACCGGCAGATTTTAGCCAAACAGCTTGGGATCAGCCCCCACCAGCTTTCCTATGTGACCCATACCAATTCCGGCGAAGGGTTGCTGTTCTTCGGGAATACCACCATCCCGTTTGTTGACCGCTTCCCGCAGAATACCGAGCTGTACGCCATTATGACCACCCGCCCGGAGGACAAAAAACAGGAAATGAACCGGGCATAA
- a CDS encoding CD1845 family protein translates to MKILLKILVAPFALALSLLAALLVFLFDICAVLLTIASVILAVLGVALFFTPTPIGGIVFLFLAFLLSPYGLQAAAGSLLWVLDGGKSALYRFLAS, encoded by the coding sequence ATGAAGATACTGCTGAAAATATTGGTTGCTCCCTTTGCTTTGGCGTTGTCCCTTCTGGCGGCTCTGCTGGTGTTCCTGTTTGATATTTGTGCCGTCCTGCTGACGATTGCCTCTGTGATCCTGGCGGTGCTGGGTGTCGCTCTCTTTTTCACGCCGACGCCCATAGGTGGGATTGTATTTCTGTTTCTTGCCTTCCTTCTTTCGCCGTATGGACTGCAAGCGGCGGCGGGCTCCCTTCTTTGGGTGCTGGACGGAGGCAAATCCGCTCTGTACCGGTTTCTGGCAAGTTAA
- a CDS encoding DUF4315 family protein has translation MNKIDKLDKELEKAREKAAEWQAKIRELEKQKQEEENSQIVQAVRSLKLTPAQLMAFLNDPKNSLTASGHTDPKPEAPEKEDTAHEEN, from the coding sequence ATGAACAAGATCGACAAGCTCGATAAGGAACTGGAAAAAGCCCGGGAGAAGGCTGCCGAGTGGCAGGCCAAAATCCGGGAGCTGGAAAAGCAGAAACAGGAGGAAGAAAACAGCCAGATCGTGCAGGCGGTGCGCTCCCTTAAACTGACGCCCGCCCAGCTGATGGCATTTCTGAATGACCCCAAAAACAGCCTTACCGCTTCGGGCCATACTGACCCGAAGCCGGAGGCACCCGAAAAGGAGGACACAGCCCATGAAGAAAACTAA
- a CDS encoding PrgI family protein yields MAYVPVPKDLSKIKTKLAFNLTKRQLVCFSSAAAVGLPAYLFSRGSIGNSAAMFLMIGLMLPFFFLAMYERDGLPLEKVLKNIIRTRFLYPRVRPYKTENFYALLSARKEAQPIAKQQKGRKARRQKA; encoded by the coding sequence ATGGCCTATGTGCCAGTACCAAAAGACCTTTCCAAAATCAAGACAAAGCTGGCCTTCAACCTAACGAAGCGCCAGCTTGTTTGTTTTTCCAGCGCGGCGGCGGTGGGCCTCCCGGCTTACCTGTTTTCCCGTGGCAGTATCGGGAACAGTGCCGCCATGTTCCTGATGATCGGCCTCATGCTCCCGTTCTTCTTTCTGGCTATGTATGAACGAGACGGTCTGCCGCTGGAAAAAGTGCTGAAAAACATCATCCGCACCCGGTTCCTCTATCCCCGTGTGCGGCCTTACAAAACCGAAAACTTCTATGCGCTGCTTAGCGCCAGAAAGGAGGCGCAGCCGATTGCGAAACAGCAGAAGGGCCGGAAAGCCCGCAGGCAGAAAGCCTGA
- a CDS encoding cysteine-rich VLP protein, which translates to MDARELTRDEKKKIRSLVTGMCANYDRESGLCLPLDCACYMLHKCWTGAYCRYFREAVLPLNPELQASLTTEGISPELRACAVCGKAFLPEGRQAYCSDACKAEGNRRKSRERMRKMREKRPGGCYDLPPPKA; encoded by the coding sequence ATGGACGCCCGGGAGCTGACCCGTGACGAGAAGAAGAAAATCCGTTCTCTTGTCACGGGGATGTGCGCCAACTATGACCGGGAAAGCGGCCTGTGCCTTCCTCTTGACTGTGCCTGCTATATGCTGCACAAGTGCTGGACAGGGGCGTACTGCCGTTATTTCCGTGAGGCTGTCCTGCCTCTTAACCCGGAGCTTCAAGCGTCGTTGACAACGGAAGGCATCTCCCCGGAGCTGCGAGCCTGTGCGGTCTGCGGAAAGGCGTTTTTGCCCGAGGGGCGTCAAGCCTACTGCTCCGACGCCTGCAAGGCCGAAGGGAACCGCCGAAAAAGCCGGGAACGCATGAGGAAAATGCGGGAGAAAAGGCCGGGCGGCTGTTACGATTTGCCGCCTCCAAAGGCTTGA
- a CDS encoding plasmid mobilization protein, whose amino-acid sequence MENRKRNVHLHVMVTPDELAAIHERMAEAGISNAGAYVRKMALNGYILHIDLAPVKELISLQRRCSNNLNQVAIHAHTYGVYPEEIDGLKRDYEKLWGEVSKVLRELSELVAK is encoded by the coding sequence ATGGAGAACCGCAAGCGGAATGTCCATCTGCACGTCATGGTAACGCCGGACGAGCTGGCAGCCATCCATGAACGGATGGCTGAGGCGGGCATTTCCAACGCCGGGGCTTATGTACGGAAAATGGCTCTGAATGGGTATATCCTGCACATCGACCTTGCGCCCGTAAAAGAGCTGATCTCTCTGCAACGGCGCTGTTCTAACAATCTCAATCAGGTTGCCATACACGCACATACCTATGGCGTGTACCCGGAGGAAATCGACGGATTGAAGCGGGACTATGAAAAGCTGTGGGGCGAGGTGTCAAAGGTGTTGCGGGAGCTCTCCGAGCTGGTGGCAAAGTAA
- a CDS encoding relaxase/mobilization nuclease domain-containing protein: protein MATTTLLQRHAGEGETIAEAIRDCLDYGKDPEKTESGKYISAYECDPATVADEFLLAKASYAAMTGREQKKENNVLCYQIRQSFYPGEITPKEANRIGYELAMRWTKGRHAFIVTTHTDKQHIHCHIYYNSTTLDCTRKFRNFWGSSFALRRLSDRLCLENGLSIVENPKPRSKSKYRNYGEWQKDRKGPISYQDRLRLAIDTALAERPADLDEFLNLMKRAGYEVKTVRGGGISFRLTGQGQERFTRLRASTLGDGYDLQDVLSAIEGKEKRPGRSERKISLAVDIQAKLAAGKGPGYERWAKVFNIKQMAAALAYIQDNNLTDYEQLAKKATEAADRFHVISEQVKQTEQAMKTNAGLKAATVQYAKTRPVFEQYKVTKYSRKFLAEHEADLELYRAAQAEMRSLLGGAKLPKMDVLKEEGRKLTAKKKQLYGEYQKARRDMQELVTIKANIDTLMGYTEPGRKQEKER from the coding sequence TTGGCTACCACAACTTTGTTACAACGCCATGCGGGCGAAGGCGAAACGATTGCTGAGGCTATCCGGGATTGTCTGGACTATGGCAAGGACCCGGAGAAAACAGAAAGCGGAAAGTATATCTCCGCTTATGAATGTGATCCGGCCACCGTGGCGGACGAGTTCCTTTTGGCAAAGGCCAGCTATGCCGCTATGACGGGCCGGGAACAGAAGAAAGAAAATAATGTGCTGTGCTATCAGATACGACAATCCTTCTATCCGGGCGAGATCACCCCGAAGGAGGCGAACCGTATCGGCTATGAGCTGGCTATGCGCTGGACAAAGGGGCGGCACGCTTTTATCGTTACCACGCACACCGATAAGCAGCACATCCATTGTCACATTTATTACAACTCCACCACCCTTGACTGCACCCGGAAATTCCGAAATTTTTGGGGCTCCAGCTTCGCCCTTCGGCGGCTCTCTGACAGGCTGTGCCTTGAAAACGGGCTGTCCATCGTGGAGAACCCGAAGCCCCGGAGCAAGAGCAAGTATCGGAACTATGGGGAGTGGCAGAAAGACCGGAAAGGGCCGATTTCCTATCAGGACCGACTGCGCCTTGCTATTGATACTGCGCTGGCGGAACGCCCCGCTGATCTGGACGAATTTCTCAATTTGATGAAGCGGGCCGGGTATGAGGTCAAGACGGTTCGAGGCGGCGGTATCAGCTTCCGGCTGACCGGGCAGGGACAGGAACGCTTCACCCGTCTGCGTGCCTCCACGCTGGGGGACGGCTACGACTTGCAAGATGTTCTGTCCGCCATTGAGGGCAAAGAAAAACGCCCCGGGCGCTCGGAGCGGAAAATCAGTCTGGCGGTGGATATTCAAGCAAAGCTGGCTGCCGGTAAGGGGCCGGGATATGAACGCTGGGCGAAGGTATTTAACATTAAGCAGATGGCCGCCGCTCTTGCCTATATACAGGACAATAACCTGACCGATTATGAGCAGTTGGCGAAGAAAGCCACCGAGGCGGCAGACCGTTTCCATGTTATTTCCGAACAGGTCAAGCAGACGGAACAGGCCATGAAAACCAATGCCGGGCTAAAGGCCGCAACGGTTCAGTATGCCAAAACCCGCCCAGTCTTTGAGCAGTATAAGGTGACGAAGTACAGCCGGAAATTCCTTGCGGAGCATGAGGCCGACCTTGAACTGTACCGGGCTGCACAAGCGGAAATGCGCTCTCTGCTGGGCGGGGCGAAGCTCCCTAAAATGGATGTGCTGAAGGAGGAAGGCCGCAAGCTCACAGCAAAGAAAAAACAGCTCTATGGAGAATACCAGAAGGCACGACGGGATATGCAGGAGCTCGTCACGATCAAGGCGAACATTGACACTCTGATGGGCTACACCGAGCCGGGAAGAAAGCAGGAAAAGGAGCGTTAA
- a CDS encoding septation protein SpoVG family protein codes for MPRRYKQGADGQPNPAFYGKLPEEFSKADTMRFMVETDLKLSGCVSADTLAALRAEGYDYKDGNLVPAGKEETMQEKVANTTPAAPLKLDVSVRVIEPVKNLMGFASVKFNDCFVVENLKIVQGSKGLFLGMPSQPDGKGGYRDMAYPVTKEFREQLNTAVLQAYEAKLEQMAERGSVGRASISDQLKAGKAAAEQAKAERPPKEKPSRSAER; via the coding sequence ATGCCTCGGCGTTACAAACAGGGTGCGGACGGACAGCCGAACCCGGCTTTCTATGGAAAGCTCCCCGAAGAATTTTCTAAAGCAGACACCATGCGCTTTATGGTGGAAACCGATCTGAAACTGTCCGGGTGCGTATCGGCGGACACGCTGGCGGCACTCCGGGCGGAAGGCTATGACTACAAGGACGGGAACCTTGTTCCCGCCGGAAAGGAGGAAACCATGCAGGAAAAGGTTGCAAACACCACCCCGGCCGCACCGTTGAAGCTGGATGTAAGCGTGCGGGTCATCGAACCTGTGAAAAATCTGATGGGCTTTGCCAGCGTGAAATTCAATGACTGCTTTGTGGTGGAAAATCTGAAAATCGTACAGGGCAGCAAGGGCCTCTTTCTTGGGATGCCCAGCCAGCCGGACGGCAAAGGCGGCTACCGGGATATGGCCTACCCTGTCACAAAGGAGTTCCGGGAACAGCTCAACACCGCTGTTCTGCAAGCCTATGAGGCAAAGCTGGAACAGATGGCGGAGCGCGGCTCTGTGGGGCGTGCGTCCATCAGCGACCAGCTCAAAGCCGGAAAAGCGGCTGCCGAACAGGCAAAGGCAGAACGGCCTCCGAAGGAAAAGCCCAGCCGCAGCGCAGAGCGTTGA
- a CDS encoding helix-turn-helix domain-containing protein, with translation MDYMTLKEAAEKWGVTPRRINYYCAGGRIPGAVKMATIWLIPKDAEKPVDMRTKQGKELKHE, from the coding sequence ATGGACTATATGACATTGAAAGAGGCTGCCGAAAAGTGGGGCGTGACCCCTCGACGGATAAACTATTATTGCGCCGGTGGCCGTATTCCCGGCGCTGTGAAGATGGCTACAATCTGGTTGATCCCGAAAGACGCGGAGAAACCTGTGGATATGAGGACAAAACAAGGAAAGGAATTAAAACATGAATAG
- a CDS encoding DUF4366 domain-containing protein has translation MKKTKYRRLAAMAASLLCCLIFTVPAYAQSSEPQPETAPAPAETEAEPETQNPFTPDGTGTVVDNATDEDGKEFYTITTADESVFYLVIDKQKTSENVYFLNTVTTDDLLPLAEQGKEPPKEVTPEPEPKPTEPVEEVPESEPEKKDSPLLSLLLIGAVVLAGGGIGYYFKIYKPKHEAPDLEDDYCEYEDGELEEISEEPDDEDTPPWEEDTEE, from the coding sequence ATGAAGAAAACTAAATACCGCAGGCTGGCGGCGATGGCTGCCAGCCTTTTGTGTTGCCTGATCTTTACGGTCCCGGCCTACGCCCAGAGCAGCGAGCCACAGCCGGAGACAGCTCCCGCCCCGGCGGAAACCGAAGCGGAGCCGGAAACACAGAACCCCTTTACCCCGGACGGGACGGGAACCGTGGTGGACAACGCCACCGACGAGGACGGTAAAGAGTTTTACACCATTACCACAGCAGACGAGAGCGTGTTTTATCTGGTGATCGACAAACAGAAAACCAGCGAGAACGTCTATTTCCTCAATACCGTTACCACAGACGACCTTCTGCCTCTTGCCGAACAGGGTAAGGAACCGCCCAAAGAAGTGACCCCGGAGCCAGAGCCAAAGCCCACCGAACCGGTGGAGGAAGTACCGGAATCCGAGCCGGAGAAAAAGGACAGCCCCCTTCTCTCTCTGCTCCTGATCGGTGCGGTGGTGCTGGCCGGCGGTGGGATTGGTTACTATTTCAAGATTTACAAGCCGAAGCATGAAGCCCCGGATTTGGAAGATGATTACTGCGAATATGAGGACGGGGAGCTGGAGGAGATCTCAGAGGAACCCGATGACGAAGATACCCCGCCATGGGAGGAAGATACGGAGGAATGA
- a CDS encoding DUF7007 domain-containing protein, whose product MLARSRKEAETMPRKRTGYDAACYYDGKLLGRCTKADSDAYTLLMNACGGDAARVLREYAYFSPELKAILEKAALMQADRNRTGGMFHAPKSSPWGEVQSCEVLCPGVFLVSTASHGGTMVANEVAAVLSPAAKKCGFKDKGYICYEEDAQESVVLRELLDKKLWNIPDRIKDKAQFEENLNQSIRQYNPEYWRARQSGRKAAEAARSTTPAKEAAR is encoded by the coding sequence ATGCTGGCCCGAAGCAGAAAGGAGGCGGAAACCATGCCACGCAAACGGACGGGCTATGACGCAGCCTGCTATTACGACGGAAAACTGCTGGGCCGCTGTACCAAAGCGGACAGCGATGCCTATACCCTGTTGATGAACGCCTGCGGCGGGGACGCCGCCCGTGTCCTGCGGGAATACGCCTACTTTTCCCCGGAGCTGAAGGCCATCTTGGAAAAGGCGGCTCTCATGCAGGCGGACCGGAACCGGACGGGCGGAATGTTCCATGCGCCGAAAAGCTCCCCGTGGGGCGAGGTGCAGAGCTGTGAAGTTCTCTGTCCGGGGGTGTTTCTGGTATCTACCGCCAGCCACGGCGGAACGATGGTGGCAAACGAGGTAGCCGCCGTCCTCTCCCCGGCGGCCAAAAAATGCGGCTTCAAGGACAAGGGCTATATCTGCTATGAGGAGGACGCGCAGGAAAGCGTAGTGCTTCGGGAGCTGCTGGACAAAAAGCTGTGGAACATCCCCGACCGCATTAAGGACAAAGCGCAGTTTGAAGAAAACCTCAATCAGTCCATCCGGCAGTATAATCCCGAATACTGGCGGGCAAGGCAGAGCGGACGCAAGGCCGCCGAAGCCGCCCGCAGTACAACCCCGGCCAAAGAGGCCGCAAGATAA
- a CDS encoding C40 family peptidase: MRQEDEADGPQDTGKAQEPEGSAEKVGSKKGKYQKAQAKAEHTGEKLGKAREKLDKTEAKRAAKKPPGLAKKAVRGARTEAWFYVHNKIHEVEHENVGVEGAHKSELAAEAGARKLTRYAKRRWREHPARKVAKWERKDIKARANVDFQKMASEHPELASNPLSRVQQKWKLKRRYSKEAKAAAKQGAKAAKKTAAASGTATRRAAQFVTRHPVAVLVLLLLLLLCFLVSAVSSIFPTLGSGLANALSGTSYASEDTDLLGVDEDYTALENELAQTVANIESTHPGYDEYRYSVDEIGHNPYELASYFSAKYHVYFREQVQDELREIFEAQYELTLTEEVEIRYRTETSTDPETGETTTEEVPYEYYILNVTLTNKTLPAVILPRLNEQQREIYTVMQQLKGNKPYLWEGIYNGGEDTGPSYEIPGEALDDPAFAALMEEATKYIGWPYVWGGSSPSTSFDCSGFVCWVYTASGVHNLPRTTAQGIYNQCAIIFPSEAKPGDIIFFTGTYDSPGPVSHVGIYVGDGMMLHCGSPIQYANINSSYWQTHFYAFGRL, from the coding sequence ATGAGGCAGGAGGATGAAGCGGACGGGCCGCAGGATACCGGCAAGGCACAGGAGCCGGAGGGCTCCGCCGAGAAGGTCGGGAGCAAAAAGGGCAAGTACCAGAAAGCACAGGCAAAAGCGGAACACACCGGGGAAAAGCTGGGAAAGGCCCGGGAGAAACTGGACAAGACCGAGGCAAAACGGGCAGCGAAGAAGCCGCCGGGGCTTGCAAAAAAGGCAGTCCGGGGAGCCCGTACAGAAGCGTGGTTCTATGTCCACAACAAGATACACGAGGTTGAGCATGAAAATGTGGGTGTGGAAGGAGCCCATAAATCCGAGCTGGCCGCAGAGGCCGGAGCCCGGAAACTGACCCGCTATGCCAAACGCCGCTGGCGGGAACACCCAGCCCGGAAGGTGGCAAAGTGGGAACGGAAGGACATAAAAGCCCGGGCCAATGTGGATTTTCAGAAGATGGCCTCCGAGCACCCGGAACTTGCCAGCAATCCGCTTTCCCGTGTGCAGCAGAAATGGAAACTGAAACGCCGGTATTCCAAAGAGGCAAAAGCGGCTGCAAAACAGGGCGCAAAGGCCGCAAAGAAAACCGCTGCCGCTTCGGGAACTGCGACCCGGCGGGCAGCGCAGTTTGTGACCCGTCATCCCGTGGCGGTGCTGGTCCTGCTCCTGCTGTTGCTGCTCTGTTTTCTTGTGTCGGCGGTAAGTTCCATTTTCCCCACGCTTGGCAGCGGCCTTGCCAATGCGTTATCCGGCACCTCCTACGCCTCGGAGGATACGGACCTGCTGGGGGTGGACGAGGACTATACAGCGTTGGAAAACGAGCTGGCGCAGACGGTGGCGAACATTGAAAGCACCCATCCCGGCTATGACGAGTACCGCTATTCCGTGGACGAGATCGGCCATAACCCCTATGAGCTGGCATCCTATTTCTCTGCAAAGTACCATGTCTATTTCCGGGAACAGGTGCAGGACGAACTGCGGGAGATTTTCGAGGCACAGTATGAGCTGACCTTGACGGAGGAAGTCGAGATACGCTACCGCACCGAAACCAGCACCGACCCGGAGACCGGGGAAACCACCACCGAGGAAGTCCCCTATGAGTATTACATTCTCAATGTGACCCTCACAAACAAGACGCTGCCCGCCGTGATCCTGCCGAGGCTTAACGAACAGCAGCGGGAAATCTACACCGTTATGCAGCAGCTCAAAGGCAACAAACCCTATCTGTGGGAAGGGATTTACAACGGCGGCGAAGATACCGGCCCCAGCTATGAGATACCCGGCGAGGCGCTGGATGACCCGGCTTTTGCGGCGCTCATGGAAGAAGCCACAAAGTACATCGGCTGGCCCTATGTGTGGGGCGGCTCCAGCCCGTCCACCTCCTTTGACTGTTCGGGCTTTGTCTGCTGGGTGTACACGGCCAGCGGCGTCCACAACCTGCCCCGTACCACGGCGCAGGGCATTTATAACCAGTGCGCTATCATTTTCCCCTCCGAGGCAAAGCCCGGCGACATTATCTTTTTCACGGGAACCTATGACAGCCCCGGCCCTGTGTCCCATGTGGGGATTTATGTGGGCGACGGGATGATGCTCCATTGTGGTTCGCCCATCCAATACGCAAACATCAATTCAAGCTACTGGCAGACACATTTCTATGCCTTCGGGCGTTTGTGA